A region of Solibacillus isronensis DNA encodes the following proteins:
- a CDS encoding HEAT repeat domain-containing protein yields MNKEEILERASTYAALNMKNYYVKQLTSRDEAVRLHALQRTLILDLEFLVPLIERRLKENRTGSMEEYLLMLKVAAKYNRNLFLAHMYKPRLTFYDNEYHLLLSNIEDSYCDYFKDHFEELPIQLKLAFLETLCLKENLHATYLTFFEGLLVSECNEIRLRALRAVSSFGEISHLKHYENFVHSSHWEERLLVAEILRFVTEEESYLYLEKLLQDSNSNVRKQAALSLMDVPNGKAILQGIIDSGSVL; encoded by the coding sequence ATGAATAAAGAGGAGATCCTGGAGAGAGCTTCAACATATGCTGCGTTAAATATGAAAAACTATTATGTAAAGCAATTGACAAGTCGTGATGAAGCTGTCCGTCTTCATGCTTTGCAGCGCACATTGATTTTGGATTTGGAATTTTTAGTGCCGTTAATCGAACGCCGGCTAAAAGAGAATCGTACCGGGTCAATGGAAGAATATTTGTTAATGTTAAAGGTTGCAGCGAAATATAATAGAAATTTATTCTTGGCGCATATGTATAAGCCTAGATTGACTTTTTATGATAATGAGTACCATTTGTTGCTGTCGAATATTGAGGACAGTTATTGTGACTACTTTAAAGATCATTTTGAAGAGTTGCCGATTCAGCTGAAATTAGCGTTTTTGGAAACGTTATGTCTAAAGGAAAACTTACATGCTACCTACCTTACTTTCTTTGAAGGTTTATTGGTATCCGAGTGTAATGAAATTCGTCTCCGGGCATTAAGAGCTGTTTCTTCGTTTGGGGAAATATCACATCTAAAGCATTATGAAAACTTTGTTCATTCCTCGCATTGGGAGGAACGTCTTTTAGTAGCGGAAATATTGAGGTTCGTTACAGAAGAGGAATCTTATCTGTATCTTGAAAAGTTATTGCAAGATTCAAACAGCAATGTCCGGAAGCAGGCGGCATTATCACTGATGGATGTACCAAATGGAAAAGCAATTTTACAAGGAATAATAGATTCTGGTTCCGTCCTTTAA
- a CDS encoding DUF4956 domain-containing protein, with translation MDGSLGFQDIIKKSALSLESFTTVSYFEILLGLFCSFAVGMFIYTVYRTCFRGVVYSYNYNVSFVLMTMITTVIIMTISTNIVLSLGMVGALSIVRFRTAVKDPLDIVYMFWAISAGIAIGAGMYPLALIGSAAFGATLAWLSKKKIRGETYLLVVHYQHEAHEQVKKVLNKKNSKLKSKSVRNGLIEMTVEIRLVDDNTYFVNLIESIEGVHACSLVNYTGDYAQ, from the coding sequence ATGGACGGGTCGTTAGGTTTTCAGGATATTATTAAAAAAAGCGCACTCTCTTTAGAATCTTTTACTACCGTATCCTATTTTGAAATATTATTAGGATTGTTCTGTTCCTTTGCTGTTGGCATGTTCATTTATACGGTTTACAGAACGTGTTTTCGCGGTGTTGTTTACAGCTATAACTACAACGTTTCTTTTGTTTTGATGACGATGATCACGACCGTCATCATTATGACAATCAGTACAAATATCGTCCTGTCACTGGGGATGGTAGGAGCACTCAGTATTGTCCGTTTTCGTACGGCTGTTAAAGACCCGCTTGATATTGTCTATATGTTCTGGGCAATTTCTGCGGGGATAGCGATTGGAGCGGGTATGTATCCACTCGCTCTAATCGGGTCTGCTGCTTTCGGAGCAACGTTGGCCTGGCTATCGAAAAAGAAAATTCGGGGAGAAACCTATTTGCTTGTCGTACATTATCAGCATGAGGCACACGAGCAAGTGAAAAAAGTGCTGAATAAAAAAAACTCGAAATTAAAATCGAAATCTGTACGTAATGGACTCATCGAAATGACCGTAGAAATACGTTTAGTTGATGACAATACATATTTCGTTAATTTAATCGAAAGTATTGAGGGTGTCCATGCTTGTTCACTCGTGAATTATACAGGAGATTATGCTCAGTAG
- a CDS encoding polyphosphate polymerase domain-containing protein, with protein MNFSNKVFRHELKYYINYLEMPPLLSRISTIMELDKNSLDNAGYNIRSLYFDGVHDHAIHDKNDGIFGREKYRIRIYNRSDNIMNLERKSKYGDFISKESARISRNEYEAILLGQYTCLLHRHEPLIRDFYRALQYRLFKPRVIVDYIRAAYTYKSGNVRVTFDKELKAGINGIDLFDNRNIYENILYPEQLILEVKFDKFLPDPIRQLVQPERLVRSTISKYVLCRERTIKYFK; from the coding sequence ATGAATTTTTCGAATAAAGTATTCCGGCATGAACTAAAATATTATATTAACTATTTAGAAATGCCCCCTCTTCTTTCCCGCATTTCGACCATTATGGAATTGGATAAGAACTCTTTAGACAATGCAGGCTATAATATTCGAAGTCTTTATTTTGACGGAGTACATGATCATGCTATTCATGATAAAAACGATGGAATTTTCGGACGGGAAAAATACAGAATCCGCATCTATAATAGATCGGATAATATCATGAACTTGGAAAGAAAAAGTAAATACGGCGATTTTATCTCTAAAGAGTCGGCCCGTATTTCGAGGAATGAATATGAAGCGATTCTTCTGGGACAGTACACCTGTCTGCTCCACCGCCATGAGCCATTAATACGGGATTTTTACAGGGCGCTGCAATACCGGCTTTTCAAACCGCGTGTAATCGTGGATTATATCCGCGCCGCCTATACGTACAAATCAGGGAATGTGCGTGTGACATTTGATAAAGAGTTAAAAGCAGGCATTAACGGAATCGATTTATTTGATAACCGTAATATTTATGAAAATATCCTATACCCGGAACAACTGATACTTGAAGTTAAATTCGATAAGTTCCTGCCAGATCCTATACGTCAGCTCGTTCAACCTGAAAGACTGGTTCGCTCAACGATTTCAAAATATGTTTTATGCAGGGAACGGACAATCAAATATTTTAAGTAA
- the pelG gene encoding exopolysaccharide Pel transporter PelG, with protein sequence MAGIGFELRKLYRKEGLANNIQAYAYSTMTTIGPVILCLVLLFTQQYLMAQNNISYLQKELFIATLAYCFVFSIILTSGLSIVVTRYIADRIYEKQYSEVISAYYGSLIVVLPIGAIIAFSFLYFVEASFLYKALAYFYFIELTVIWLQNVFMSALKDYKRIFRSFVMAVFISIIASFLLFQYTLLEPVIIALLGMTIGFASILISSSYHFEKVFPYNSKKNHYAFITIVKQFPAILFNGVFVYSGVYIHNLVYWFFSNENIEISGYYLLASFYDVPVFFAYLSVMPSLIFFVVIIETDFYERYLNYYRNVTEGGTYESLQFAKKKMQNTLIYRIGFLAEIQLLFSTLAIALGILLLPKIGFTMDQIDLFITLCLAYFFFILMFVLLHILMYFDDRKGILLLSGAFTVLSIILTFVTMKLNLHGMGMFIASFTGLVCVFMRLLYILKNIDYYTYCPQVLVTIKAIRKKKKKPLKRSGIFTILLLSIFLVGCTDSSNLTDDIIEPGPQPATGIATLMTIDDKRIYERDEDGSITTFYVTILPDANKPELDWYGLNRIVERYSEENLSVILAEGSDDGTGPKKGMFGSDTTIANAKISLRGNSSRNQAQKSYKINLLESAGTWNEQTTINLNKHTADGIRLRNKLSFDLMEQIPNISSLRTQFVHLYVKDLTSGSTTYEDYGFYTHVEQPNKKFLRNHLFDPNGYLYKVTFFEFFRYPEQIKSHTDPTYDKKTFETILEIKGREEHDKLIQMLNDINTNEIPINDIVDHYFVEDNLLTWVAVNILMDNMDTDANNFFIYSPLNIDKWLILPWDYDDGWNVGRKSVNFHPYRSGISNFWGNKLLNRYFKYQENVDKLTAKIEELYENYINEQKVAAQIEKYNELPKQFITRFPDIQYLPSHYSGFDQEIQEIIDTPRLALERYYADLEKPKPFYQSDIALFDNGEHVFSWNPSFDLQGDNIYYTAVVAKDPDMKQVIKKAEKIRETEIRTEKLPAGTYYFKVTVEDEHGHTNGSFDLYQDDEKDINYFGVIEVEVTE encoded by the coding sequence TTGGCAGGAATCGGATTCGAACTACGTAAACTGTACCGTAAAGAAGGATTAGCAAATAATATTCAAGCTTATGCTTATTCCACCATGACGACGATTGGTCCGGTCATTTTATGTTTAGTACTCCTTTTCACCCAACAATATTTAATGGCACAAAATAATATTTCCTATTTGCAAAAAGAGCTGTTTATCGCCACTCTTGCCTATTGTTTTGTTTTCTCGATCATTCTGACTTCCGGTTTGTCGATTGTTGTGACCCGATATATTGCCGACCGGATTTATGAAAAGCAGTACAGTGAAGTCATCAGTGCCTATTATGGAAGTTTAATCGTAGTCCTTCCTATTGGAGCAATTATTGCATTTAGTTTCTTATATTTTGTAGAAGCAAGTTTCCTCTATAAAGCTCTAGCCTACTTTTACTTTATTGAGCTGACTGTTATTTGGCTGCAAAATGTGTTTATGTCTGCGTTAAAAGATTACAAACGTATTTTCCGCAGCTTTGTCATGGCTGTTTTTATATCTATAATCGCCAGCTTTTTATTATTTCAATACACGCTACTTGAACCTGTCATTATAGCGTTGCTCGGAATGACGATCGGTTTTGCCAGTATTTTAATCTCATCATCCTATCATTTCGAAAAAGTTTTTCCCTATAACTCGAAAAAGAATCATTATGCATTTATTACCATCGTAAAACAATTTCCAGCAATTCTTTTTAACGGGGTTTTTGTCTATTCAGGTGTCTATATTCATAATCTAGTCTATTGGTTCTTTTCAAATGAAAATATAGAGATTTCCGGCTACTATTTGTTAGCTTCATTTTATGATGTCCCTGTATTTTTTGCCTATCTGTCCGTAATGCCTTCATTAATCTTTTTTGTAGTCATTATTGAAACCGATTTTTATGAACGTTATTTAAACTACTACAGAAATGTTACGGAAGGCGGTACATACGAAAGCCTTCAGTTCGCAAAAAAGAAAATGCAGAATACACTCATTTATCGCATCGGATTTTTAGCAGAAATTCAACTTCTATTTTCCACATTAGCCATCGCGCTGGGTATATTACTCTTACCGAAAATCGGCTTCACAATGGATCAGATTGACCTTTTTATCACATTATGCCTCGCTTACTTTTTCTTTATATTAATGTTTGTCCTACTTCATATACTAATGTACTTTGATGACCGAAAGGGGATTTTACTTTTGTCGGGGGCTTTCACGGTGCTGAGCATTATTTTAACTTTCGTCACAATGAAGCTGAATTTACACGGAATGGGTATGTTTATCGCTTCATTTACCGGTTTAGTTTGCGTGTTTATGCGCTTATTGTATATTTTAAAAAATATCGATTACTATACGTATTGCCCTCAAGTTCTCGTTACAATTAAAGCGATCAGGAAGAAGAAAAAGAAACCGTTAAAGAGATCCGGTATTTTTACAATATTATTATTATCGATCTTTCTAGTCGGCTGTACAGATTCCTCCAACTTAACTGATGATATTATCGAACCCGGTCCGCAGCCTGCTACGGGAATTGCCACTTTGATGACGATTGATGATAAACGAATTTACGAACGCGATGAAGACGGTTCCATTACAACGTTTTACGTAACGATTTTACCGGATGCAAATAAACCTGAACTCGACTGGTATGGCCTTAACCGCATTGTTGAACGGTACAGTGAGGAAAATTTATCAGTTATTTTAGCTGAAGGTTCGGATGATGGTACAGGACCTAAAAAAGGAATGTTTGGTTCAGATACAACCATCGCAAATGCAAAAATAAGTTTACGCGGAAACTCATCACGAAACCAAGCGCAGAAATCATATAAAATTAATCTTCTTGAAAGTGCCGGGACATGGAATGAGCAAACAACCATCAATTTAAATAAACATACAGCTGATGGCATTCGACTACGGAATAAACTAAGCTTCGATTTAATGGAGCAAATCCCGAATATATCGAGCTTAAGAACACAATTTGTACACCTTTATGTCAAAGACTTAACGAGCGGCTCGACCACCTATGAAGATTACGGTTTTTATACACATGTCGAGCAACCGAACAAAAAGTTCCTCCGCAATCATTTATTCGACCCGAACGGCTATTTGTATAAAGTAACGTTTTTCGAATTTTTCCGTTACCCGGAACAAATTAAATCCCATACAGACCCGACTTATGATAAAAAGACGTTCGAAACAATATTGGAAATAAAAGGACGTGAAGAACATGATAAACTCATCCAAATGCTGAATGATATTAATACAAACGAGATTCCCATTAACGATATAGTTGATCATTATTTTGTTGAAGACAACTTGCTTACATGGGTAGCTGTCAATATTTTAATGGATAATATGGATACCGATGCAAATAACTTTTTCATCTATTCCCCACTCAATATCGATAAATGGCTCATCCTCCCGTGGGACTATGATGATGGTTGGAACGTCGGTCGCAAATCGGTCAATTTCCATCCATATCGTTCAGGCATCAGTAACTTCTGGGGCAATAAATTATTAAATCGATATTTTAAATACCAGGAAAATGTAGATAAACTGACTGCGAAAATAGAAGAGTTATATGAAAACTATATCAATGAGCAAAAGGTAGCGGCACAAATCGAAAAATATAATGAATTACCGAAACAATTTATCACACGCTTCCCCGATATTCAGTATTTGCCTTCCCATTATTCAGGGTTTGATCAAGAAATACAGGAAATTATCGATACCCCGCGACTAGCATTGGAACGATATTATGCAGATTTAGAAAAACCAAAGCCATTTTATCAATCCGATATTGCACTATTCGATAATGGGGAGCACGTCTTTTCATGGAATCCATCATTCGATTTACAAGGAGACAACATTTACTATACAGCGGTCGTTGCAAAAGATCCGGATATGAAACAAGTGATTAAAAAAGCCGAAAAAATCCGCGAAACAGAAATACGTACCGAAAAATTACCGGCAGGAACTTATTATTTTAAAGTGACTGTGGAAGATGAACACGGGCATACAAATGGCTCGTTTGATTTATATCAGGATGATGAAAAGGATATCAATTATTTTGGCGTAATCGAAGTTGAGGTGACAGAATGA
- the pelF gene encoding GT4 family glycosyltransferase PelF, producing the protein MHIRLILKFCLNEGIEMRVCLIAEGAYPYVTGGVSSWIHSLITSMPETEFIIFAIAAERKQQGKFNYKLPSNLLAVHEVFLDTHLEKQAKWGKRFHLTPSQKQDLFALVSDDEPVNWESLFNLIRSKQFQNVDEFLSSKDYYDIVQHLAITKYRNVPYTELFWTVNSMILPLFTIIREDIPKADVYHAVSTGYAGIVGTLAKIIHQKPLLLTEHGIYSREREEEIIKANWVKGCFKDLWINYFYTLSSSIYSLADEVITLFRKNKEIQIELGCREEKIRIIPNGIEVSDYQNVIRTLPEDRIRIGAIVRVVPIKDIKMMIQMFALVEQKLPTAELFIMGPAEEDSDYYDECIQLVEVLGIQNIHFTGMVQIKDYIGNLDFLILTSISEGQPLAILEGFACSKPYVCTNVGGCQELIAGNEDPYGPAGYIVPVLDYEEMASYVLKLCENEQLRKQLGQNGFNRVNELYKRSAFIKSYKQIYARLGGETIGRNRIRTT; encoded by the coding sequence ATGCACATCAGGCTAATTTTGAAATTTTGTTTAAATGAGGGAATCGAAATGAGAGTTTGTTTAATAGCAGAAGGCGCGTACCCTTATGTTACAGGAGGTGTATCCAGTTGGATTCATTCTTTGATCACCTCTATGCCTGAGACCGAATTTATAATTTTCGCAATCGCTGCCGAGCGGAAACAGCAAGGAAAATTTAATTATAAGCTGCCTTCGAATTTACTTGCTGTACACGAAGTTTTTTTGGATACACATTTGGAAAAGCAGGCAAAATGGGGGAAACGTTTTCATCTTACCCCATCTCAAAAACAGGATTTATTTGCTTTAGTCAGCGATGATGAACCCGTCAATTGGGAAAGCTTATTCAATTTAATCCGCAGTAAACAGTTTCAAAATGTGGACGAATTTTTATCCAGTAAGGATTATTACGATATCGTGCAGCACTTGGCTATAACGAAGTATCGAAATGTGCCGTATACGGAGCTTTTTTGGACAGTGAACTCGATGATTTTACCATTGTTCACGATTATTCGAGAAGATATTCCTAAAGCCGATGTCTATCACGCCGTTTCCACCGGGTATGCCGGGATCGTCGGGACTCTCGCTAAAATCATCCATCAAAAACCACTCTTATTGACCGAACACGGCATCTATTCTCGTGAACGTGAAGAAGAAATCATTAAAGCTAACTGGGTAAAAGGCTGTTTTAAAGATTTGTGGATCAATTACTTCTATACTTTATCCAGCTCCATTTACAGCTTAGCGGATGAAGTGATTACATTATTCAGGAAAAACAAAGAAATTCAAATAGAACTTGGCTGCCGTGAAGAAAAAATCCGCATCATCCCAAATGGCATTGAGGTCAGCGATTATCAGAATGTAATACGCACATTACCGGAGGACCGGATACGTATCGGTGCTATTGTCCGGGTTGTACCGATCAAAGATATAAAGATGATGATACAAATGTTCGCTTTAGTTGAGCAAAAGCTCCCTACCGCCGAACTATTTATCATGGGACCGGCAGAAGAAGACTCCGATTACTATGATGAATGCATTCAACTTGTAGAGGTATTAGGTATTCAGAACATTCACTTTACCGGTATGGTCCAAATTAAAGACTATATCGGGAATCTCGATTTTTTAATATTGACCAGCATTAGCGAAGGTCAGCCTTTAGCCATATTAGAGGGATTTGCCTGCTCCAAACCTTACGTATGTACCAATGTCGGTGGATGCCAAGAGCTGATTGCGGGTAACGAAGATCCATACGGCCCGGCTGGATATATCGTTCCCGTCCTGGATTATGAAGAAATGGCGAGTTATGTGCTAAAACTATGTGAAAATGAACAATTGCGAAAACAGCTGGGACAAAACGGTTTTAACCGTGTTAACGAACTATACAAACGTTCTGCATTCATAAAAAGCTATAAACAGATTTATGCGAGATTGGGAGGTGAGACAATTGGCAGGAATCGGATTCGAACTACGTAA
- a CDS encoding DUF2194 domain-containing protein, translating into MKEIFQNRKTLSIMALIFISGVLLHFSRSETVLNTVTNEVELTVKQQSIQPTPKKTPTIHNPDYCIVYTEETVKLKENIEMTLHYLQKTYKSFDADLGKVDLYNCPNLLLASPYLNHIGTVEEIELFVADGGNLFLMQTLEPNSHFNSLYRHFGIIEYYDFTNTSKIVMMSNVLIGAKQQTFWESDLLDSSLNITIEKSIQPDIVNQNNIPLLWKSDYGEGSFIILNCNMATEKYSRGLIAGMLSLQDEPFIYPIFNAKTFFIDDFPAPIAKERNDIIYKEFKQDLPSFYRNIWWPNMIRAANKYNIVYTGALIESYENNVTPPFDNSSDIELTFLIGFGRELINGGGELGYHGYNHQSLTMDESISNFFGYHSWKSIEHMKKSLLELKSYTSKAFPKYTVTTYVPPSNVLSQDGRSVLKDTLPELLTISSLYSEDLTQHAYVQEFEVAQDSIVEMPRISSGYFPSVSSKWEIANAITSHGYFSHFIHPDDVISEDRSKGGWTNMYEEFQQFIGDVHTRYPWLEALTATDSALKVANTLNSATQFEQTDQKITGTIEHFNKKLEFFLRTEKKVKQVKNCSYEEIDENTYIIYAHQANFEILFK; encoded by the coding sequence ATGAAGGAGATTTTTCAAAACCGGAAAACACTTTCCATCATGGCCCTTATTTTCATAAGCGGCGTCCTGTTACATTTCTCACGTTCCGAGACCGTTTTAAATACAGTTACAAATGAAGTAGAGTTAACTGTCAAACAGCAATCGATTCAGCCAACCCCTAAAAAAACGCCCACAATTCACAATCCTGACTATTGTATTGTTTATACTGAAGAAACCGTTAAGCTAAAGGAAAATATCGAAATGACCTTGCATTATTTACAAAAAACTTATAAAAGTTTTGATGCCGATTTAGGCAAAGTCGATTTATACAATTGCCCAAATCTATTATTGGCTTCACCGTATTTGAATCATATCGGGACCGTAGAGGAAATTGAACTGTTTGTTGCTGACGGGGGCAATTTATTTTTAATGCAAACGCTAGAACCGAACAGTCATTTCAACTCCCTGTATCGGCACTTCGGGATTATCGAATACTACGACTTCACAAATACAAGCAAAATAGTAATGATGTCAAACGTATTAATCGGTGCTAAGCAGCAAACCTTCTGGGAATCGGATCTCTTAGACAGCAGTTTGAATATTACGATCGAAAAATCAATCCAACCCGACATCGTCAATCAAAACAACATCCCTTTACTTTGGAAAAGCGATTACGGGGAAGGTTCATTTATTATACTGAATTGCAATATGGCTACAGAAAAATATTCTCGCGGACTGATTGCCGGAATGTTGAGTCTGCAAGACGAACCTTTCATCTACCCGATTTTCAATGCTAAAACATTTTTTATCGATGATTTTCCTGCACCGATCGCCAAAGAAAGAAATGACATTATTTATAAGGAGTTTAAACAAGATTTACCATCCTTTTATCGAAATATTTGGTGGCCAAATATGATTCGAGCGGCTAATAAGTACAACATTGTTTACACAGGCGCTCTCATTGAATCGTATGAAAATAATGTTACCCCGCCATTCGATAACTCGTCAGATATCGAATTAACCTTTCTGATCGGGTTTGGACGCGAGTTAATTAACGGTGGCGGTGAACTTGGCTACCATGGCTATAATCATCAATCCTTAACAATGGATGAAAGCATCTCAAACTTTTTCGGTTATCATTCATGGAAATCGATTGAACATATGAAAAAATCTTTATTGGAGCTAAAAAGCTATACAAGTAAAGCATTCCCGAAATATACCGTGACAACTTATGTACCTCCATCCAATGTTCTGTCCCAGGATGGGCGTTCCGTTTTAAAAGATACACTTCCAGAACTACTGACAATTAGTTCCCTTTATTCAGAAGACTTGACACAGCATGCGTACGTTCAAGAATTTGAAGTGGCACAAGATTCAATCGTCGAAATGCCGCGAATTTCTTCAGGTTACTTCCCTTCTGTTTCAAGTAAATGGGAAATTGCCAATGCGATTACAAGTCACGGTTATTTCTCACATTTTATCCATCCGGATGATGTCATTAGTGAAGATCGCAGTAAAGGTGGCTGGACAAATATGTATGAAGAGTTCCAGCAGTTTATAGGGGATGTGCATACACGCTACCCTTGGCTTGAGGCGTTAACCGCTACCGATTCAGCACTTAAAGTAGCCAATACACTGAACTCAGCGACTCAATTCGAACAAACAGATCAAAAAATAACAGGCACAATAGAACACTTCAACAAGAAACTTGAGTTTTTCTTGCGCACCGAAAAAAAAGTGAAACAAGTAAAAAATTGTTCCTATGAAGAAATCGATGAAAATACGTATATCATTTATGCACATCAGGCTAATTTTGAAATTTTGTTTAAATGA
- a CDS encoding NAD-dependent epimerase/dehydratase family protein translates to MMVLITGGYGFIGSHVAEQFYKEGYEVYILDDLSTGKVGNISFKHKSAILSIDDVKCKEIFKSYNFDIVVHLAAQVNVTKSIINPVQDAQSNIVGLLNILQLSIENKVKKFIFASSAAVYGDNPNIPLSENELPDPISPYGMSKWMGEQYCTAWGKQHDIEIICFRFSNVYGPRQTNEGEGGVVSIFTSNILNNIPLEIHGDGNQTRDFIYVKDVAFAIYRASQSFISGIYNLSTNSKTSINQLIGILKDINPHVEVTKTAPRDGDIYHSSLNNAKVTEMLDWTPFYSIEDGLRKTYEWATNAFHQQIEHQIKEKRKNVFKFPEHLNVIRPYTENIILFTILSMILLQFNLSIIPVFFFGVFYIMTIGAIYGNTQAFTGVVLTFLLLVYTYSSLGRDLVSLLYDTTFLFQIVTILFIGLVIGYSTQRKNIKIQEQKEQLEDLEKRYHYLQEIYTEVRNVKNELQFRVKNNEHSFGKIYSIIKELDYLEPEKIFTNSVKVTEKIMHCNGVAVYQLNTSQTFLRLVAHSDFTNNNTVPASLKVEDTAYIQQMMNTGKPFINRSLSLNTPLMAAPIYYNGQMCAVIAINNLPFESFSRYHENLFTIVKELIQRSLSRAYDFIELSEDQRYIKNTTVLYMEKFKEIVQAKEDARTKYNIPYKVLTLTVPLEQLIETSTNFRKILRETDYLGYENNLLYILLPYTQNRDLPMILKRFETAGYANDFDEKVF, encoded by the coding sequence ATGATGGTTCTTATTACTGGCGGGTATGGTTTTATCGGTTCTCATGTAGCGGAACAGTTCTATAAAGAAGGCTATGAGGTATACATTTTAGATGATTTGTCGACAGGTAAAGTCGGCAATATTTCTTTTAAGCATAAATCCGCAATTTTATCGATCGACGATGTGAAATGCAAAGAAATATTTAAATCCTACAATTTTGATATTGTCGTTCATCTCGCTGCTCAAGTAAACGTTACAAAATCTATCATAAATCCAGTACAGGATGCGCAATCCAATATTGTCGGTCTATTAAACATCCTACAATTATCGATCGAAAATAAGGTGAAAAAATTTATCTTTGCTTCTTCAGCTGCTGTATATGGCGACAATCCGAATATACCTCTTTCTGAAAATGAACTGCCGGACCCGATTTCGCCATACGGTATGAGCAAATGGATGGGTGAACAATATTGCACTGCATGGGGAAAACAACACGATATAGAGATCATCTGTTTTCGCTTTTCCAACGTGTATGGTCCTAGGCAAACAAATGAAGGCGAAGGTGGCGTCGTGTCAATCTTCACTTCGAACATCTTAAACAATATACCGTTGGAAATACATGGTGACGGCAACCAAACAAGAGATTTTATCTACGTAAAGGACGTCGCATTTGCTATTTACAGAGCCTCCCAGTCATTCATATCAGGGATCTATAACCTATCTACGAACAGCAAAACGAGCATTAATCAGCTGATCGGCATATTAAAGGATATCAACCCGCATGTTGAAGTGACCAAAACCGCACCAAGAGATGGCGATATTTACCACTCTTCACTAAACAATGCAAAAGTAACCGAAATGCTTGACTGGACACCATTCTATTCAATCGAGGACGGATTAAGAAAAACGTATGAATGGGCAACCAATGCGTTTCATCAACAAATCGAACACCAGATAAAAGAAAAAAGAAAGAACGTATTTAAATTTCCCGAACACCTTAATGTGATCAGGCCCTATACCGAAAATATTATCCTCTTCACCATTTTAAGCATGATATTATTACAATTTAATCTATCTATTATCCCCGTATTTTTCTTTGGTGTATTTTATATCATGACGATTGGCGCAATCTATGGCAATACGCAGGCTTTCACAGGAGTCGTTCTCACATTCCTCCTGCTAGTATACACTTATTCCTCGCTCGGCCGTGATTTAGTATCGCTATTATATGACACTACATTTTTATTTCAAATTGTAACTATTTTATTCATTGGTCTTGTAATCGGATACTCTACACAACGCAAAAACATCAAAATTCAGGAACAAAAAGAGCAGCTGGAAGACTTAGAAAAACGGTATCATTACTTACAGGAAATCTATACAGAAGTTCGAAATGTAAAAAACGAGCTACAGTTCCGGGTAAAAAATAACGAACACAGCTTCGGTAAAATTTATTCAATTATTAAAGAGTTAGATTATTTAGAGCCTGAAAAAATTTTTACAAACAGTGTAAAAGTGACCGAAAAGATTATGCATTGTAATGGAGTAGCCGTTTATCAATTGAATACATCTCAAACATTTTTACGCCTTGTTGCACATTCGGACTTTACGAACAATAATACTGTTCCTGCTTCATTAAAAGTTGAGGATACAGCGTATATTCAACAAATGATGAATACAGGCAAGCCATTTATTAACCGGTCCTTGTCGCTGAATACTCCGCTCATGGCGGCTCCGATCTATTATAACGGACAGATGTGTGCCGTCATTGCGATCAATAACCTGCCGTTTGAAAGTTTCTCACGCTATCATGAGAACCTGTTTACAATAGTGAAAGAGCTCATCCAAAGATCTTTGTCCCGTGCTTATGATTTCATCGAGCTTTCCGAAGACCAGCGTTATATAAAAAATACAACCGTATTATATATGGAGAAATTTAAAGAAATTGTGCAGGCAAAAGAAGATGCCAGAACGAAATACAACATCCCCTACAAAGTATTAACACTCACTGTACCACTTGAACAACTAATAGAAACTTCAACTAACTTCCGAAAAATTTTAAGAGAAACAGATTATCTCGGCTATGAAAATAATCTGCTTTATATTTTGCTTCCCTATACTCAAAACCGTGATTTACCGATGATCTTAAAACGATTTGAAACTGCCGGCTATGCCAACGATTTCGATGAAAAGGTGTTTTAA